gctatactgtataatgggcattgggggcaggagagggtggggaaggggcggctatattgtataatgggcactgggggcaggagagggtggggatggggagggaaggctCTACTGCATATGGGTagtaggggcagcagagggtgggggtggggaaggagcggctatactgtataatgggctgtcataactataaagggaagggtaacagctctcctgtgtacagtactaaaatccctcctggccagagactccaaaatccttttacctgtaaagggttaagaagctcgggtaacctggctgacacctgacccaaaggaccaataagtggacaagatgctttcaaatcttggggggggggggaaaggcttttgtgtgtgctctttgttttaaggggttgttcgctcttgggactgagagggaccagacatcaatccaggttctccccatctttctaaacaagtctctcttatttcaaaattctaGTTAGAacgtctctgttaactcagcagctgccagagctgagtacatcccagtttcagtcaactgcagaggggtgtgacccagcacaagaaaacaggaaaatgactaccaaagaagaaaaagctaaagaggaggcccacaaaagagctatggagctgaaagaaaaagagatagagctgagagacagagaagagaaagccaaagagggggcccacaagagagagatagagctgagagacagagaagagaaagccaaagaggaggcccacaagagagagatggagctgaaagaaaaagagatggagctgaaaaaaaaagagatggagctgaaagaaataGAGATGGaggacagagaaaaagaaaggaagcatgaactggaagtagcaaaggCTAAGCCGGATACAACAGGCCATCCCAACAACCCCTCTCCCATGGGCACTAAGGGcagcagagtgtgggggtggggaagtggcggctgtactgtataatgggcactagggggcagcagagggtgggttggggaaggggcggttatactgtataatgggcattggggcagcagagggtggggtggggaagtggcggctgtactgtataatgggcactaagggcagcagagggtgggggtgggtaaggggcagctatactgtattTTGGGCACAGGGGGCAGCATGAGGAATGGAGGTTGAGTTAGGCAGCCATTCATTACACGGCTGCATAATGTCAACAATCGTTGTCCATCAAaagacagctgtgtgtgtgtgtttccctgtTCTCCCCACTGCAGGACTACGGAGTGTATCTTTGATGGCATTTGGAGGTTTAGGGGCAGCCTCACCGTTCATGGTGACGTTCACAGCCTGACTCCTGGGGGACGGGATCCACCACCCGCTCACGTTCTCCTCATAGCCGCAAGTGAATTCCCCTGTGGTTGCAGGACCAGCCCGTGGGAAAGTGAGCAACATAGAGTCGGTGCTGGACTCCCTTGTGCTGATCTCAGACCACGTGTCCCCGGGGATAATCTCGGCTCCGTCCTTGTAGAAATGAAATCTCCACTCGCTGGCATCTCCAGGGGCCTTGCAGGTGATGACTAATGGGACCCCCTTGATAACCACCCCAGATGGGGGATCCATGCTCAGCACCGGCAAGGGCAGGGGATCTGAAGGGAGGAGAAAGTGGATGGGTCAGCAGGAGATCCAGATTGGGGAAACTGGTAAAAGGTCcactatactgtataatgggcactaggggcagcagagggtgggggtggggaaggggcagctatactgtataatgggcattaggggcagcagagggtgggggtggggaaggggaggctatgctgtataatgggcactagggcagcaggggatgggggcagggaagggactgctatactgtataatggacactaggggcagcagagggtgggggcagggaaggggcggttATACTGTATAATgtgcactaggggcagcagagggtggggggcggggaggggtggctATACTCTATAATGgccactaggggcagcagagcgtggaggcggggaaggggtggctattctgtataatgggcactagggggcagcagagggtgggagcagggaagggcggctatactgtataatgggcattggggcagcagagggtggggaaggggcagctatactgtataatggggactagggggcagcagagggtgggggcggggaaggggcggctatactgtatagggctttggggcagcagagggtggggaaggggcggctatattgtataatgggcactagaaGCAGAAgacggtggggaaggggcggctatactgtataatgggcactgggggcaggagagtgtgggggtggggaaggagcagctatactgtataatgggcactaagggcagcagagggtgggggtggggaagtggcggctgtactgtataatgggcactagggggcagcagagggtgggggtgggtaaggggcggctatactgtataatgggcactagggagcagcagagggtgggagcagggaaggggcggctgtactgtataatgggcattggggcagcagagggtgaggaaggggcggctatattgtataatgggcactagaaGCAGAAgacggtggggaaggggcggctatactgtataatgggcactgggggcaggagagtgtgggggtgggtaaggggcagctatactgtattTTGGGCACAGGGGGCAGCATGAGGAATGGAGGTTGAGTTAGGCAGCCATTCATTACACGGCTGCATCATGTCAACAATCGTTGTCCATCAAaagacagctgtgtgtgtgtgtttccctgtTCTCCTCACTGCAGGACTACGGAGTGTATCTTTGATGGCATTTGTTGGTTTAGGGGTAGCCTCACCCTTCATGGTGACGTTCACAGCCTGACTCCTGGGGGACGGGATCCACCACCCGCTCACGTTCTCCTCATAGCCGCAAGTGAATTCCCCTGTGGTCGCAGGACCAGCCCGTGGGAAAGTGAGCATCATAGAGTCAGTGCTGGACTCCCTTGTGCTGATCTCAGACCCCATGTCCCCGGGGATAATCTCGGCTCTGTCCTTGTAGAAATGAAATCTCCACTCGCTGGCATCTCCGGGGGCCTTGCAGGTGATGACTAATGGGACCCCCTTGATAACCACCCCAGATGGGGGATCCACGCTCAGCACCGGCAAGGGCAGGGGATCTGAGGGGAGGAGAAAGTGGATGGGTCAGCAGGAGATCCAGATTGGGGAAACTGGTAAAAGGTCcactatactgtataatgggcactaggggcagcagagagtgggggtggggaaggggcagctatactgtataatgggcactaggggcagcagagggtgggggtgggggagtggcggCTACACTGtgtaatgggcactaggggcagcagcgggtgagggtggggaaggggcggctatactgtgtaatgggcactaggggcagcagagggtggggcttggggaggggtggctatactgtataatgggcagtgggggcagcagagggtgggagtggggaaggggcggctatactgtataatgggcactaggggcagcagagggtgggggtggggaaggggcggctatactgtataatgggcactagggcagcagggggtgaggggtgggaaaatggcggctatactgtataatggacactagggggagcagagggtgggggcggggaaagggtggttATTcggtataatgggcactaggggtgTGGGAAGGGAAGGTGCAGCTCTACTTTATAAAAGCCACTACGAGACAGCATAAGGAATGGTACTTGAATTGCGGGGCCTTCTCCTTCAAAAGGCAGCTGAGTATGTGCACAGGTGCCCATGTGTGTCTCTTTGCTCCATCTATCAGGAAGTACTGAATATCTCTTGAATTGAATTTGAGCCTCTAGGGTATCCTCACCCTTCACGGTGACGTTCACAGGCCAGCTCCTGGGAGATGGGACCCACTTCTCATTCACGTTCTCCTCGTACCCGCAGGTGAATTCCCCGGCGCTGTTGGGACCAGCCCGTGGGATGCTGAGCACAGAGACATTCCTAGAGCTGGTGCTAGACTCCTTGATGCTGATCTCAGACCCCGCATCCCCGGGGACAATCTTTGCTCCGTCTTTGTAGAAGTGAAACCTCCATTCGCTGGCATCCCCGGGGGCTGTGCAGGTGATGAGCAGGGGGAGCCCTTCGTTCACCACTCCTGATGGGGGATCCATGCTCAGCACCGGCCGTGGAGGGGGATCTGAGGGAAGCAGCAACAAGGAGAGGTTAGCAGGGGAACCCCAGTGCTGAGTGTGGGAAAGCagtggctatactgtataatgggcactggggcagcattgggtgggggggaaggagcggttatactgtataatgggcactagggggcagcagagggtggcagtggggaaggggcggctgtactgtataatgggcactaggggcagcagagggcgagggttggggaaggggtggccaTGCTGGGTGGTAGTGTTTGAGAGCTGAATGCTTTGTTGCCTTACTGAGTTGTTGGTtgctctctttgtgtgtgtgtgtgtgtgtatccatgCTGTAGGAAGTGGTGATTGTATGTAGGGGTGGATTTTATTCTCTAGGGCAACCTCACCTTTCAAGGTAACAGTCACAGCGTGGCTCTTGGTGGACATGATCCATCTCCCACTTTCTTTCTCCTCATACCGGCAGGTGTATTCCCCGGTGCTGTTCGTGTCAACCCGTGGGATGCTGAGCTCAGAGACTGTCATTGAGCCGGTCCTGGGCTCCACGGTGCTGATCTCAGACCCAACATCCCCAGGGACGATCTTGGCTCCATCCTGGTAGAAGTGAAACCTCAGCTGTGTGGCGTTCCCGGGGGCCGTGCAGGTGATGAGCAGGGGGTGCCCTTCGCTCACCACTCCAGATGGGGGATCCACACTCAGCGTTGGCTCGGGAGGGGGGTCTGAAGGGGGCAGCAAAGGGTGGGGGTCAGCCAGGGCAGGAGATGGAGGAAAGTGGAAATGTGGTTCAGAGAATGGAATGGATgcatcttccctccctccaggaCTTTGGACAAGTTGTTGGAGCTGGAATTGGGAATTCCTTCCCAAAAAGCTGCCCTGGGGTGTTGCTAGCCATTGGGTTACCGTTTTGGGCAGCCATGCTCCTGGAACCCTATGGGTCTTGGTTTTCATTGGACAACCATACTGGTGGCCATGTTGGCAGTTATGTTTGGGCAATTAGGCTCTTTTCAGTTGGGTAGGAATGTTGGATTGCCATGTTGGCAGTTGAAAAGCTATGTTGGGTGGCTATTTTAGTAGTTGGGCGGTAACTTGGGTGACCATATTGTTGCCAGTTGGGCGGCCATGTTTATTTTGTCGAGTGTGAGCAGCCATTTTGGATGGGCATGTTAGTATTTGGGCTGCCATATTGGGCAGCAAAGTTGTTGCCAGTTGACTGGCCGTATTTACTGGCCATTTTGCTGAGTGTGAGGATGGGCATGTTTGCCTGCTAGTGGGCAGCCATACTGTTGCCAGTCATACAGCCATGTTGGGTGGCCATGATTTGGGAGTGAAGGGCTGGGAAATAACCCATGGCAGCTAAACCATGGCATAGATTACCTGCTCCTGAAAGACAATGGAGCAGACAGACCCTCCTCCATAACGGCATGACTTTGACAGTCATTGACCTTCAAAAGATAAGTGTGTGTGTTGAATGTATAAAAGCATTCACAACAACAGTTGGAGTGCTGGGAGCCCCTAATGGAGAAGGAGGTCTCTTGATATTTAAATAGCTACATTGTGGTGTacagagatagatagaggggggggggagggtatggagagaaggagagagagacagagagagagtatggggatggatagataaatagatagatacagAAACTcttcgcttaacgttgtagttatgtaaCTGAAAAGTGCTTCTTTAAGTGAAaagatgttaagcgaatccaatttccccataagaattaatgtaaataaggggggttaggttccagggaaatttattttgccagacaaaagactatatatatatatatatatatatatatacacacacagtataagtgttaaacaaacaattgaatactgtacacagcagtgctgattgtgaagcttggttgaggtggtggagtcagagggtgggatatttcccagggaatgccttgctgctaaatgatgaactagcactcggctgagccctcaagggttaacacattgttgttaatgtagcctcaccctctacaaggcagcagagaCGGAGAGAGGAGACACAATagaccaggagtcggcaacctttcagaagtgctgtgccgagtcttcatttattcactctaatttaaggttttgcgtgccagtaatacatgttaatgtttttaaaaggtctctttctataagtctataatatataactaaactattgttgtatgtaaagtaaataaggttttaaaaatgtttaagaacctTCATTtacaattcaattaaaatgcagagcccccggaccagtggccaggacccaggcagtgcgagtgccactgaaaattagctcGCGTTCCACCTTTGGCACTCGTGCCATAGGCTGCCTACCCCTGCAATAGACgcatggcagtggctgcaaacattccctgcGGAAACTGAATGTGATGATGAACCCAGGCTATCCtactggagcgcaccactccttccactttccaaagtgccggggtgtgtgtgtgtgcatgcgtgtgtgtgtgtgtgagagagagagagacactgtgtgtgtgtgtgtgtgtgtgtttgtgtgtgtgtgtgagagagagagatgtgcattgcccctttaagtaagcagaccccactctaagtacattgcctttttaagtagatcagcaagttgagacagcaaccactgccagcaagctccctctgtcctgagccctgtcgtgtctccccctcctctgtggagatggggtacaggagcgggggaagggggacaccctgacatcagcacccctctccccgCACTCCCTGCACatcaagcaggaggctcccgggagcagcgccaaggcagagggcaggagcaactcacggcagcggggggagggacacctgaactgcccggtaattgatagcctgctgggggctgccccacagagaacttaggggagctgataaggggattgctggtccaccctggttccaatcCCCCACCAGCTCCaacagctgctcttcctgcaagcaaagCAGGCGgttgccaaacaacgttataagggagcattgtgcaactttcagtgagcatgttctctaataggtCAGCGatgtaacaacgttaaccagggACAGtcagtgaggagttactgtagatcggggtctcaaagtcccagcccacgggccatctgcggcctgagaacctccccaatgtggcccgcgGGGCTCCAGCAATTTTGGGGCCGAGTCGCTCCCTTGGCCCCTCCTGCCGACCCCAGGTGCTCCCCCCCCGCGTGTCCCCCGGGGAATTTAAAAtggcctggggccccacccaCCATCAGCAGTGTGGCAGAGCTGAGCGGTTTCTTGCGCACTCACTCCACATGTCTGCCGGACCCTCCCTATGGCCCTGGggccaatgggaagctgcgggggaggtgcctgggggcagcagcacgCAGAGATCCCCAGGCCAAccccgccttggagccccaggtaagcgccgcaccccctgaccccctcccagagcctgcacccctccgcctcctcctgcacccccatcccctgccccagccctgagcctgcacccagcacccaatgtccatcccagagcctgcaccccagatcccctcccctaccctaactccctcccagagcccaacctctcaccccttctgcacccaaactccctcccagagcctgcaccctgcacccctcctgcaccccaatcccctgccccatcccagagcctctacccaaactccgtcccagagcccaAACTCTCACCCCttctacacccaaactccctcccagagccttaggcaggtggggggcggagttttgggcggcatgagtgacattattggcccgctgggaggatttgaggacaggcactggccctaaggtaaatggagtttgagacccctgctgtagataggtgacaaagtcaggccggacggctgcaggaggggctgggaaaacaggtatgttagccctagAATGCTAAAGGCCCTTCTTCCTACAAGCTGGAAAGGGGATGCTTCAGGTCAATTAGGGACACCCGAGTCCAAATAAGGGCTGTCTGAAACCTGTTAAAACCTCTCtccggggagggggagaagacaaactgctgcaaggctggtggcggcAGGGAGATCGGCTTCTCCAGTGTGAGAGACTGCGCCCCACCCCATAGGGGAGACACCCAAACCCAGTGCCTGtttaggggaaggactgacaccctGGGGCCAGGGACAGGACAACACCTACCACAGCGAGGGGGCCAGGGAAAGGTATTTCCCCTTTTGCTTCCATGCATTAGAGACTTGTTTCCCTTTGTCTGGCAGAGGAGCACTCCTCAGGCCGGCCCCGAGGCCTACCGGGAAGGCTCTGAGAAACAAACCCTGAAGAGGGAAGACAGACGCGCCCCAGAGTGGGGCTGATTTATGCTAGGCCCTGTCCCTGCCAGAGGAGGGAGCACTAAGTCTGGCAAGGCAAAAGGGGTGCCTTGCCACAATAGATTgttagatagctagatagatagatagggatagatagacagacagacagacctcaCCTTTGACTCTGATGCTGATATGGTTGCTCTCATAGGACTGGATGAAACCAGTGTTGCCCGTGTAATAGTTACAGCTGTACAAACCCGCATTCCGCGGCTCCGTGATGTTGAGGTTGTAGGTGTGTTTCCACCCGGAGGACACCCTGGCTGAAACAGCCCATCCCCTATTGCTGTAGTATTGGAATACCGACACCCGATCCCTCGCAGGGGGAGCAGAGCATGTGAGGCCCACGGTGTCTCCAAGCAGGTATTCAACCTTCTGGGGATGCACGGagaaggctggggctgggtgttTAGCTGGGGAACCAAGGTTCCATTAGCACCAACTCATAACCACACAGACCCGGCCACAAATAGAAACCCTCACATTTGTCCTGCACCCACCCCTCCAACATGGGAAGGATCAGCTGGAGGCTGTGGTATCACAGCCCTTCTCTTAGGGCTTTGGCTTCTGGAGTCATGGGATTCAAGCAGAATCTCAGCGTTGGTTATAAACAGTCAGCTTCCAGCAGTTGTGGTGAAGGAGGAAATCTCAAGGTGGTGACTTGAGTGTGACCTTCCTGAGTCtgcccagagcctgagcccctcGCTGTGAGACGGGGCAGCTGCCCTGCATGTGACAAGGCTGAGGTGAACACTGCACAATCTCTCCCCCTTGGGAGATTGGAGGGGGGCCATCCCTGCATCAGCTTCCCTCAGGGTTGCCCCATGACGTGAAGGGGTACAAGAGAAAGAGGAGTTGGGAACTCCAGGGAGATGTGGGGTCAGGCCATTTCCTCTCTGAGCGGAAGCGTTCACAATGTGCAGTTTCATCCACCAGGGAAAagtgctggctcagctgttcCCAAAACTGAGCTTATCATCATTAGCCCTGAGTTCCTCTCCACCCACGTACACacaaccctccccctgccaatGTATGGCTCCCTCCTCTGCAGAGGGAAGAGGGGCACTTGTCTTCCGTAGCTTCTCTGCTGGGACCTGAGACCCACCCAACTCATCTCACCCGCTCTGGGATGGGAACGGTGTTAGGTCAGAATGAACTGGGGCTGACCAGGCATAAGGAGCAAAGAGGGAGTTGGAGACCTCCGAACTCAGATACCCCCCACCTGCACTTCCACATCCCACAGCTTCAATGGGGGGAAATACCCCACCCCGGCTCCCAAGACAATCCCACCCCCAGCAGTGGCATCTCAGCGAGGACAGGCATCAGCATTACCTGCAGGGAACACCGGCcggggaaggagggaggctgAAAGAGAGAAAAGAGTTGATGAGACCTCCAAGTACACACGAGATGGGAtgctggggagaatgggggaggTGGGTAACAggagaagacagacagacaggcagacagaaAGGGACATCACTCACCCAGCACGAGCAGAAGGAGAGTTAGCACCATGCTGAACTGGTccctctggggctgggagctgggttcTGAGCtcagccaccagccgggtctccCTCCAGAAGGGTGACTGACCCTTCTGCTTTGTCCGTCCCACGAGATGGACAATCCCATGACAGGATGCGTTGCTCATCCCTcggccctccctccctccctcccatgatCTCTGAGAAGTCATGGGCTCCCACCCACCACAGGAAATCCTGGAGCGACCACAGTCTCGGGCTCTTCCCCTCCACAGCCCAACTATTCGCCTCCATGGCCACAAATGCCACTGGCCCTTGTTCTGTGGACCATCCACACACCTTTTCCTGCTGCCCCCTCTGAGTTCGGCGCTCCTGTGCTTCTATTTCCCGCCCTGTGATACAGCAAGGGTCCCTGcactaggctcccagctcctcagccgtcacctctcttgggtggagacgcACATCTCTCACCCTCCTGTGTGGGGATTTTCCAGGCTGCAAAGCATCCTGCCTTCACTGGGACTTCTCCGGCGAGTCCCTCCGTCTATACCGGTTTGCTTTGCCATCCCCTCAGAGTCTATAAACAACACAATTGCTTGTGGTTTCCAGTGACCACACACTTTCTAACCAAGCCCACTGAGTCCTGAGGGGGAAGCACTACGGGGGAAACatatcaaagaaagaaaagaacctCCACACATGCTAATAGGCTCACTGGAgaccaacccacccacccccaccctggctctggccagtGTCAGTCTTTCCAGCCCTCAGATCCTTggcctggcctctctgctgggaccTGGATTGGGGCCCTCCATGGACTGGAGCTCCTCTCCGTTAGCTGGGGCAGAACCAACTAAGCCCCGAGCCTGttgaaaaccaggctatttatccactGTCCTTTCTTTGTAGGCTCATCTtgggagaatccagtttgaaccaataTTTGGGAGCATCTCCTGGGCGGGGGGTGTTAATGTCTCTGGAGTTGTTACAacctgttcttagttcctgggcGAGCTGTGGTTACCCCTCCCACCATGGGACTACCCACAGTGATAGCTCCCAGAGATAGAGCAGGAAAATGTCCCATTTCCATCTCCGCAGCGCCCAGGCCCCTTACCAGTAATGATCCGGCCCAGATCAGAAGACATCAGGAGACGGATGTGGAAGAAAATGAAATCCTCActctcaggttggaagcaacaaaatcagagacagctttaatcaggacatgcaattgcaagggaagaacacagctgacagagagcatctctgcctcagtttcttcaaagTACAAGCAATatcacacaagcatttatacaTTTTAGTGGCATGCATGttaaaaacatctgcagtttgtttatgttatGTCCTGCCCATTCCTGTATTTTCTCACGTCTGTTCTCAAAACATCGCTATCTCAAGGCTGAGTCACGCTGACTCTACTCTGCTATCTTCCCACCCGCTTCTAACGTGAGCCCTGCTTCTACAGGTTCCGCGATATTAAGCTAAGACTTAGCATGCCAGTTGCTCTGTTTCTTAcaactgaggctacgtctacactacccgccgattcaggaaATCgttctctcggggatcgaattattgcgtctcgtcgggacgcgacaatcgatccccgaatcgatgcttgtactccaccagcggaggga
This DNA window, taken from Emys orbicularis isolate rEmyOrb1 chromosome 12, rEmyOrb1.hap1, whole genome shotgun sequence, encodes the following:
- the LOC135886350 gene encoding basement membrane proteoglycan-like → MTVSELSIPRVDTNSTGEYTCRYEEKESGRWIMSTKSHAVTVTLKDPPPRPVLSMDPPSGVVNEGLPLLITCTAPGDASEWRFHFYKDGAKIVPGDAGSEISIKESSTSSRNVSVLSIPRAGPNSAGEFTCGYEENVNEKWVPSPRSWPVNVTVKDPLPLPVLSVDPPSGVVIKGVPLVITCKAPGDASEWRFHFYKDRAEIIPGDMGSEISTRESSTDSMMLTFPRAGPATTGEFTCGYEENVSGWWIPSPRSQAVNVTMKDPLPLPVLSMDPPSGVVIKGVPLVITCKAPGDASEWRFHFYKDGAEIIPGDTWSEISTRESSTDSMLLTFPRAGPATTGEFTCGYEENVSGWWIPSPRSQAVNVTMNDPLPLPLMSVDPPSGVVSKGVPLVITCKAPRDASEWRFHFYKDGAEIIPRDMGSEISTRESSTDSMMLTFPRAGPVTTGEFTCGYEENVSGWWIPSPRSQAVNVTMNAISSLPIPLVAGCAGAAVGLVLLLLLICLYKRKKKGSKWERRRRAQNDGFISSYSPMPLAMINPDTL